From a single Planctellipticum variicoloris genomic region:
- a CDS encoding BPSS1187 family protein, with the protein MKWTVVLLTAVSALQVATLNAAEPPAYRDKSPKRYDLTARASQIDPRANPHPEINFLFEKDGKPQDLQHACVDTRVQPQGKLVIWLMGHSQPLFERTSSYGLHAIRVHYANGWFGQFGKEPPPADDKFLGKIRLEAANGEDFSDVVDIPKPDGMQERARQFVIWLSKEKPQGQWQQFLTPDHKDLRWDKVIMAGSSHGSTTAARFAKHQQVDRVVMFCGPRDQYETWQALPSATPANRFFGFSHVLDGGWSGDHYCRSWELLGLGEFGPIINVDTAMPPYSNTRRLITAADVKGDVNRAHSSVVPGGAAVKDASGKFIHEAVWRYLFTHPVDEVGTPTPHDPDCRLNLRKDNAK; encoded by the coding sequence ATGAAATGGACCGTGGTACTGCTGACCGCCGTCTCAGCGCTGCAAGTGGCCACTCTCAACGCCGCCGAGCCCCCCGCCTACCGCGACAAGTCGCCGAAGCGCTACGACCTCACCGCCCGCGCCAGTCAGATTGACCCCCGGGCCAATCCTCACCCGGAAATCAACTTCCTCTTCGAAAAAGACGGCAAGCCCCAGGACCTCCAGCACGCCTGCGTCGACACCCGCGTCCAGCCGCAGGGCAAACTGGTCATCTGGCTGATGGGACACAGTCAGCCTCTCTTCGAACGGACCTCCAGCTACGGCCTGCACGCGATCCGCGTCCACTACGCGAACGGCTGGTTCGGCCAGTTCGGCAAGGAGCCGCCCCCGGCCGACGACAAGTTCCTCGGCAAAATCCGGCTCGAAGCCGCCAACGGCGAAGACTTCAGCGACGTCGTCGACATCCCCAAGCCGGACGGCATGCAGGAACGCGCTCGCCAGTTCGTGATCTGGCTTTCGAAGGAAAAGCCCCAGGGCCAGTGGCAGCAGTTCCTGACCCCCGACCACAAGGACCTCCGCTGGGACAAGGTCATCATGGCCGGCAGCTCGCACGGCTCGACGACCGCCGCCCGCTTCGCCAAGCACCAGCAGGTCGACCGCGTCGTCATGTTCTGCGGCCCCCGCGACCAGTACGAAACCTGGCAGGCACTTCCTTCCGCGACGCCTGCCAACCGCTTCTTCGGCTTCAGCCACGTCCTCGACGGCGGCTGGTCCGGCGACCATTACTGCCGGTCGTGGGAACTGCTGGGGCTGGGGGAATTCGGCCCGATCATTAATGTCGACACGGCCATGCCCCCCTACAGCAACACCCGCCGCCTGATCACCGCCGCCGACGTCAAGGGAGACGTCAACCGGGCTCACAGTTCGGTGGTCCCCGGCGGAGCAGCCGTCAAAGACGCCTCCGGCAAGTTCATTCACGAAGCCGTCTGGAGATACCTGTTTACGCATCCGGTCGACGAAGTCGGCACGCCAACTCCGCACGATCCGGATTGCCGGCTGAATCTCCGTAAAGACAACGCCAAGTAG
- a CDS encoding DUF1501 domain-containing protein translates to MLSLFGRTGPRFCDRQSRRSFLKIGGLAAGGLSLPQLLRAEDRAGLRGSRKSIIMIYLTGGPPHLDMVDLKPDAPAEIRGEFQPIATSIPGIQISELMPRVAGMMDKFAIIRSLVGAEERHSSFQCSTGRMFRTQPQGGWPEIGSILSKLQGAAASPVPPAIDLSMHMEHLPYNLPGAGFLGMAHTPFKPSGDAMSDMVLNGANADRLDDRGSLLASLDRYQRQVDQLAPLARDNFTERALGILSAPRLVEALDLSREDPSVRERYGKDDPNCLPYSAKGYQAHMSKFLAARRLVEAGARCVTVSFADFDWHGSNFAHGRKVIPLLDQGLAALVSDLHERGLDRDVTVVVWGEFSRTPKINPNAGRDHWPAVTFAMLAGGSMRTGQVIGETNRLGEVAVSRPVHFEEVFATLYHNLGIDITRTTIPDLNGRPQYLVENQAPIAELI, encoded by the coding sequence ATGCTTTCGCTGTTCGGACGGACCGGCCCGCGATTCTGCGACCGGCAGTCGCGTCGCAGTTTTCTGAAGATCGGCGGACTGGCCGCCGGCGGTCTGTCTCTCCCCCAACTGCTGCGGGCGGAAGACCGGGCCGGCCTGCGCGGCTCGCGCAAATCGATCATCATGATCTATCTGACCGGGGGGCCGCCCCACCTGGACATGGTCGATCTGAAGCCGGACGCACCTGCCGAGATTCGCGGCGAGTTCCAGCCAATCGCCACCAGCATTCCGGGCATTCAGATTTCTGAACTGATGCCGCGGGTCGCCGGGATGATGGACAAGTTTGCGATCATTCGCTCGCTGGTCGGCGCGGAGGAGCGGCATTCCTCCTTTCAATGCTCGACCGGCCGGATGTTCCGTACGCAGCCACAGGGAGGATGGCCGGAGATCGGTTCGATTCTGTCGAAGCTCCAGGGTGCTGCGGCGTCGCCGGTCCCGCCGGCGATCGACCTGTCGATGCACATGGAACACCTCCCGTACAACCTGCCGGGAGCGGGATTCCTGGGGATGGCCCACACGCCCTTTAAACCCTCGGGCGACGCGATGAGCGACATGGTGCTCAACGGGGCGAATGCGGACCGACTGGACGACCGGGGCTCGCTGCTGGCCAGCCTCGACCGCTATCAGCGGCAGGTGGACCAACTCGCCCCTCTCGCACGCGACAATTTCACGGAGCGGGCGCTGGGGATCCTCAGCGCACCGCGGCTGGTGGAAGCGCTGGATCTATCGCGGGAAGATCCGTCGGTCCGTGAGCGGTATGGGAAGGACGATCCGAACTGCCTCCCCTACTCTGCCAAAGGCTATCAGGCCCACATGTCCAAGTTTCTCGCCGCCCGCCGGCTGGTCGAGGCCGGCGCCCGCTGCGTGACGGTCTCGTTTGCGGACTTCGACTGGCACGGATCCAACTTCGCCCACGGCCGCAAGGTGATCCCGCTCCTCGATCAGGGACTGGCGGCGCTGGTCTCGGACCTCCACGAACGGGGACTCGATCGCGACGTCACCGTCGTCGTCTGGGGAGAATTCAGCCGGACGCCGAAAATCAATCCCAATGCCGGCCGGGATCATTGGCCAGCGGTGACCTTCGCCATGCTCGCCGGGGGCAGCATGCGCACCGGCCAGGTCATCGGCGAAACCAATCGGCTCGGTGAAGTCGCCGTCTCGCGGCCGGTCCATTTCGAGGAAGTTTTCGCGACGCTCTATCACAATCTCGGCATCGACATCACCCGCACTACGATCCCCGATCTGAATGGTCGACCGCAATACCTGGTGGAGAATCAGGCTCCCATCGCGGAACTGATTTGA
- a CDS encoding RidA family protein: protein MDHGHILPAAPAAVGSYVPALRTGSLVLTSGQLPTIGKEVAFKGKVGKEVSEDEARSAAQICCLNALAQIKACLGSLDRVVRIVRVEGYVQSAPGFHFQANVINGASDLLALAFGDAGRHTRISVGVAELPLNAAVELAVWAEVGA from the coding sequence ATGGATCACGGACACATTCTGCCGGCGGCGCCCGCCGCGGTCGGGTCTTACGTGCCGGCCCTCCGGACCGGTTCGCTGGTGCTGACGAGCGGTCAGTTGCCGACGATCGGCAAGGAAGTCGCCTTCAAGGGGAAGGTCGGCAAAGAGGTGTCCGAGGACGAGGCCCGCAGCGCGGCCCAGATCTGCTGCCTGAACGCGCTGGCGCAGATCAAGGCCTGTCTGGGGTCGCTCGACCGGGTCGTCCGGATCGTCCGCGTGGAAGGCTACGTGCAGTCGGCGCCCGGGTTTCACTTTCAGGCGAACGTGATCAACGGGGCGTCGGACCTGCTGGCGCTCGCCTTCGGCGATGCGGGCCGGCATACGCGGATTTCGGTGGGCGTGGCGGAATTGCCGCTCAACGCTGCGGTGGAACTGGCGGTCTGGGCGGAGGTGGGGGCGTAG
- a CDS encoding class I SAM-dependent methyltransferase, with the protein MLRGPYRPSRGLNRMLHEGDVPRARAYYFDGAPANLKYLLEQRFSWMNRFIEAGDAGVEVGCGTGLSKEFIRAGSYLLTDLADYDWLDVTQVDALATPFEVGQFDFVVSSNMIHHVPRPVQFFREMARILKPGGRLIIQEINASLTMRVLLRMMRHEGYSFAPDVYDEATICTDASDPWSANCAIPNLLFDDLQQFEQRVPEFRAIHHAYRECLAMMNSGGVIAKTACVPLPRSLMHVVGGVDRVLSGLLPSVFALQRQIVLERRPAVSDALVQSRAA; encoded by the coding sequence ATGCTTCGAGGACCCTACCGCCCGAGCCGGGGCTTGAATCGGATGCTTCACGAAGGCGACGTCCCCCGGGCGCGGGCGTATTACTTTGACGGGGCGCCGGCCAACCTCAAATACCTCCTCGAACAGCGATTTTCCTGGATGAATCGCTTCATCGAAGCGGGGGATGCGGGGGTCGAGGTCGGTTGCGGGACGGGGCTGAGCAAAGAATTCATTCGGGCGGGTTCCTACCTGCTGACCGACCTGGCGGACTACGACTGGCTCGACGTCACGCAGGTCGACGCTCTGGCGACCCCGTTCGAAGTCGGACAGTTCGATTTTGTCGTCTCCAGCAACATGATTCATCACGTCCCCCGGCCGGTACAGTTTTTCCGGGAGATGGCGCGGATTCTGAAGCCCGGTGGACGGCTCATCATTCAGGAAATCAACGCGTCACTGACGATGCGGGTCCTGCTGCGCATGATGCGGCACGAAGGGTATTCCTTCGCGCCCGATGTGTATGACGAGGCGACGATCTGCACCGACGCCAGCGATCCATGGTCGGCCAACTGTGCGATTCCCAATCTCCTCTTCGACGATCTGCAGCAATTCGAGCAGCGAGTTCCGGAGTTCCGGGCCATCCACCACGCTTACCGCGAGTGCCTGGCGATGATGAACTCCGGCGGCGTGATCGCCAAGACGGCCTGCGTACCGCTGCCGCGATCTCTGATGCACGTCGTCGGGGGAGTGGACCGCGTGTTGAGCGGCCTGTTGCCGAGTGTGTTCGCCCTGCAGCGACAGATCGTGCTGGAACGCCGCCCGGCCGTCAGCGATGCGCTGGTTCAATCTCGGGCGGCCTGA
- a CDS encoding aldo/keto reductase, with the protein MEYRLLGRTGVRVSQVCLGTMMFGGPTPADESQRIIDKALDLGVNFIDTADMYNAGRSEEVVGAALKGRRDNVVLATKACNPMGPDVNQKGLSRRWLMQGLDRCLSRLQTDYVDVFYIHKPDPDTAIEETLRTLDDIVRSGKARYVACSNYRAWQVAELLWTADKHDYERFACVQPLYNLVNRDIEVDLLPLCQSQQLGVVTYSPLARGILTGKYRAGQAFPEGSRASRNDKRMQEAELREASMLVAEQLGRHCQQRGVSLTAFSIAWILANPIISSVILGPRTLEQFEDNLQALRVTLTPEDEAAVDALVPAGEHTGHGFQDPAYPVMGRPAAK; encoded by the coding sequence ATGGAATATCGGCTGCTGGGTCGGACGGGCGTCCGCGTGTCACAGGTCTGCCTCGGGACGATGATGTTCGGCGGTCCGACCCCCGCAGACGAATCGCAGCGGATCATCGACAAAGCCCTCGATCTCGGCGTCAACTTCATCGACACCGCCGACATGTACAACGCCGGACGGTCCGAAGAAGTCGTCGGAGCGGCGCTGAAAGGCCGGCGCGACAACGTTGTCCTGGCCACCAAAGCCTGCAATCCGATGGGGCCGGACGTCAATCAGAAGGGGCTCAGCCGGCGCTGGCTGATGCAGGGCCTCGACCGTTGCCTGTCCCGCCTGCAGACCGACTACGTCGACGTCTTCTACATTCACAAGCCCGACCCGGACACCGCCATCGAAGAAACCCTGCGGACGCTGGACGACATCGTCCGGTCCGGCAAGGCCCGCTACGTCGCCTGCTCCAACTACCGCGCCTGGCAGGTCGCCGAGTTGTTGTGGACCGCCGACAAGCACGACTACGAACGCTTCGCCTGCGTCCAGCCCCTCTACAACCTGGTCAACCGCGACATCGAAGTCGACCTCCTCCCGCTCTGCCAGTCGCAGCAGCTCGGCGTGGTGACCTACAGCCCGCTCGCCCGCGGCATTCTGACCGGCAAGTACCGCGCCGGCCAGGCGTTTCCGGAAGGAAGCCGGGCCTCCCGCAACGACAAGCGGATGCAGGAAGCCGAACTCCGCGAGGCTAGCATGCTCGTCGCCGAACAGCTCGGCCGGCACTGCCAGCAGCGGGGCGTCTCGCTGACGGCGTTCTCGATCGCCTGGATCCTGGCCAATCCCATCATCTCGTCGGTGATTCTCGGCCCGCGGACGCTCGAACAATTCGAAGACAACCTGCAGGCCCTCCGCGTCACGCTCACCCCCGAGGACGAAGCCGCCGTCGACGCCCTCGTCCCCGCCGGTGAGCACACCGGCCACGGCTTCCAGGACCCCGCCTACCCGGTCATGGGCCGCCCGGCAGCGAAATGA
- a CDS encoding DUF1501 domain-containing protein, which translates to MAHPQISRRTMLVASGLGCAGWQFGRPAAAGPSTRVPATAGGQAKSTILFFLCGGASHLDTWDMKPDAPAEYRGPFQPIATSAPGLMLSEHLPMLAKQAHHLALVRSVGATVNTNDHHAGYYYNLTGHVPDSTFLSLGNNRTPYADDWPFMGTVVASRRPRHPTLTNAITLPHKPSKAPYTRPGQFAAKLGVEHDPLYLQGSLDTPLKFHAPSLELQPGTDPSRIGSRRELLSALDRERRAFDEVASSRLWTRQQERAFSLLVSAKTIGAFDVSSEPESLRQRYGETVNGMSLLLARRLVEAGVPFITVFWMENEQKLAKKCASAGGWDTHGNNFNCLRQDLLPEFDRGFSALIEDLADRSLLDETLLMVTSEMGRTPKIGDIRSGGAGGAGRDHWTHCLTDLLAGGGIRGGQTFGSSDRLGEYPAEHPVTPADVTKTVYHAMGIHDLEAVDNQNRPFNLLAEGEPLYSLF; encoded by the coding sequence ATGGCACATCCACAGATCAGTCGCCGCACGATGCTGGTGGCCTCCGGACTCGGCTGCGCCGGCTGGCAGTTCGGCCGCCCCGCCGCCGCCGGCCCCTCGACGCGCGTCCCCGCCACCGCCGGCGGGCAGGCCAAGTCGACGATCCTCTTCTTCCTCTGCGGCGGCGCGTCCCACCTCGACACCTGGGACATGAAACCCGACGCCCCCGCCGAGTACCGCGGCCCCTTCCAGCCGATCGCCACCTCCGCGCCGGGCCTCATGCTCAGCGAACATCTGCCAATGCTGGCGAAGCAGGCCCATCACCTGGCGCTGGTCAGATCGGTCGGGGCGACCGTCAATACCAACGACCACCACGCCGGCTATTACTACAACCTGACCGGCCACGTCCCCGACTCGACCTTTCTGTCGCTCGGCAACAACCGCACCCCCTACGCCGACGACTGGCCCTTCATGGGCACCGTCGTCGCCTCCCGCCGGCCGCGGCATCCCACGCTCACCAACGCCATCACGCTCCCCCACAAGCCCAGCAAAGCCCCCTACACCCGCCCGGGTCAGTTCGCCGCAAAGCTCGGCGTCGAGCACGACCCCCTCTATCTGCAGGGGAGTCTCGACACCCCCCTCAAGTTCCACGCCCCCTCGCTGGAACTGCAGCCGGGCACCGATCCCTCCCGCATCGGCTCCCGCCGGGAACTCCTGTCGGCCCTCGACCGCGAGCGCCGAGCCTTCGATGAAGTCGCCTCGTCCCGCCTCTGGACCCGCCAGCAGGAACGGGCCTTCTCGCTGCTGGTCTCCGCGAAGACCATCGGCGCCTTCGACGTCTCCAGCGAGCCGGAATCCCTCCGCCAGCGCTACGGCGAAACCGTCAACGGCATGAGCCTCCTCCTCGCCCGCCGGCTGGTCGAAGCCGGCGTCCCCTTCATCACCGTCTTCTGGATGGAGAACGAACAGAAGCTCGCCAAGAAGTGCGCCAGCGCCGGCGGCTGGGACACCCACGGCAACAACTTCAACTGCCTGCGACAGGATCTCCTCCCCGAATTCGACCGGGGCTTTTCCGCCCTGATCGAAGACCTCGCCGATCGCAGCCTGCTCGACGAAACCCTGCTGATGGTCACCAGCGAAATGGGCCGGACCCCGAAGATCGGCGATATCCGCTCGGGCGGCGCCGGCGGCGCGGGACGCGACCACTGGACCCACTGCCTGACCGACCTCCTCGCCGGCGGCGGCATCCGTGGCGGCCAGACCTTCGGCTCCAGCGACCGCCTCGGCGAATACCCCGCCGAGCACCCCGTGACCCCGGCGGACGTCACCAAAACCGTCTACCACGCCATGGGCATCCACGACCTGGAAGCCGTCGACAACCAGAACCGCCCCTTCAACCTGCTCGCCGAAGGCGAGCCGCTCTACTCGCTCTTCTGA
- a CDS encoding alpha/beta hydrolase, with amino-acid sequence MRTVLLTVVACSLLASSAAAAEPLTLKLWPDGPPSAMAPRSEATAKLIQSYGGTNATRISDVTDPTITVYRPEKPNGCAVVVAPGGGFMFLSYAHEGTQVCEWLNELGVTAILLKYRTPTRDEKEMFSLPVEDAQRALGLARQHAAEWQIDPQRVGLLGFSAGANLAGHAAWDRTPRTYPQQAGVDDPRGPDFLVFIYGGGFLQPGDPTRLKEGFHVPSDAPPAFFLVAHDDKTNPVEAALLYLEYKRQNLPAELHICTKGGHGFGMRRGGQPVHDWPARCAEWLKSMGYLESSTN; translated from the coding sequence ATGCGTACTGTTCTATTGACCGTTGTCGCCTGCAGCCTGCTGGCCAGCTCGGCCGCCGCCGCCGAACCCCTCACCCTCAAACTCTGGCCCGACGGCCCGCCGAGCGCGATGGCCCCCAGGTCCGAGGCCACCGCCAAACTCATCCAGTCCTACGGCGGCACGAACGCCACGCGCATCAGCGATGTCACCGATCCGACCATCACCGTCTATCGCCCCGAAAAGCCGAACGGTTGCGCGGTCGTCGTCGCTCCGGGCGGCGGCTTCATGTTCCTCTCGTACGCCCACGAAGGAACTCAGGTCTGCGAATGGCTGAACGAATTGGGCGTCACCGCCATCCTGCTCAAATACCGCACTCCCACCCGCGACGAAAAAGAGATGTTCTCCCTCCCGGTCGAGGACGCCCAGCGGGCGCTCGGCCTCGCCCGCCAGCACGCCGCCGAATGGCAGATCGATCCGCAGCGCGTCGGCCTGCTCGGTTTCTCCGCCGGGGCGAATCTCGCCGGCCACGCCGCCTGGGACCGGACGCCACGCACATATCCGCAGCAGGCGGGCGTCGACGACCCCCGCGGCCCGGATTTCCTGGTCTTCATCTATGGCGGCGGCTTCCTCCAGCCGGGCGATCCGACGCGGCTGAAGGAAGGCTTTCATGTGCCATCGGACGCCCCGCCGGCATTTTTTCTCGTCGCGCACGATGACAAAACGAATCCGGTGGAGGCCGCGCTGCTGTATCTCGAATACAAGCGACAGAATCTCCCGGCCGAACTGCATATCTGCACGAAAGGGGGCCACGGGTTCGGCATGCGCAGGGGAGGCCAGCCGGTCCATGACTGGCCGGCGCGCTGCGCGGAGTGGCTCAAGAGCATGGGATACCTGGAGTCCTCGACAAATTAG
- a CDS encoding DNA alkylation repair protein produces MTTHEILAQLESLGDDARRKHNAKAGAPENQFGVKLGDIRAVAKKVKTDHALALELWDTGNVDAQLLATLIIQPKSLSADELDRLTRSTTCAQVADWLNAYVVAQHPGKDALREKWMKAKDRWAARAGWNLTASRINKGADDGLDLPALLDRIEKELPRALPEVQWTMNNALGAIGIHHPGLRKRAIAIGEKIGLYRDWPVSKGCTPPYVPVWVEAMVQRQG; encoded by the coding sequence ATGACCACTCACGAAATCCTCGCACAGCTTGAGTCTCTCGGCGACGATGCGCGTCGCAAGCACAATGCCAAGGCGGGTGCGCCCGAGAACCAGTTTGGCGTCAAGCTGGGCGACATCCGCGCGGTTGCCAAGAAGGTCAAGACGGATCACGCACTTGCGCTCGAACTCTGGGACACCGGCAACGTCGATGCGCAGCTTCTCGCGACGCTCATCATCCAGCCCAAGTCGCTCTCCGCGGACGAGCTCGACAGACTGACTCGCTCGACCACCTGTGCGCAGGTGGCGGACTGGTTGAATGCGTACGTCGTCGCGCAACATCCGGGGAAGGACGCGCTGCGCGAGAAGTGGATGAAGGCGAAGGATCGCTGGGCCGCCCGTGCGGGCTGGAACCTCACGGCGAGCCGGATCAACAAGGGGGCCGACGACGGCCTCGACCTGCCGGCGCTGCTCGATCGCATCGAGAAAGAGCTGCCGCGGGCGCTGCCGGAGGTGCAGTGGACGATGAATAACGCGCTGGGCGCCATCGGCATCCACCATCCCGGCCTCCGCAAGCGCGCCATCGCGATCGGCGAGAAGATCGGCCTCTACCGCGACTGGCCAGTGTCGAAGGGCTGCACTCCCCCGTATGTGCCGGTGTGGGTGGAGGCCATGGTGCAGCGGCAGGGTTGA
- a CDS encoding C45 family autoproteolytic acyltransferase/hydolase, whose product MPATRYPELNVSGSPRQLGEQIGEALREQLRGFCDIALERVRKTTRISREAAHRVAAAALPLAEEYSPDSIAELRGTADASGVSLLDLMLLQVRNQLRDEPDHACTSLSFGPPFTPQRLLAQNWDADPALDPFTVVLTRRPTNKPAFTTLTQAGLIAYIGGSTSGIGVCLNALPAPSRFAPDGMFEPPLAGAWGVPHYFTVREIYEARSLEAAATAVRRATRAIPASIMLTTPEGPANLEVTPAAVCVQTSSETGIVVHTNHCLEPELTPFNTQFPELIQSCARLSRVQTMLGQVRGTLTTPAAIALLQSILRDHSDYPRSLCRHVNDDPQHGFWQTVFSVIIAPETGEMLIARGTPCDQRYETYAMG is encoded by the coding sequence ATGCCCGCCACCCGCTACCCCGAACTCAACGTCTCCGGTTCGCCACGCCAACTCGGCGAGCAGATCGGCGAAGCCCTCCGCGAACAACTCCGTGGCTTCTGCGACATCGCCCTCGAACGGGTCCGCAAAACGACCCGCATTTCGCGCGAAGCCGCCCATCGCGTGGCAGCCGCCGCTCTGCCGCTCGCCGAAGAATACTCCCCCGACAGCATCGCCGAACTCCGCGGCACAGCCGACGCGTCAGGCGTATCGCTCCTGGACCTGATGCTTTTGCAGGTCCGCAACCAGTTGCGCGACGAACCCGACCACGCCTGCACGTCACTCTCGTTCGGTCCACCGTTCACGCCGCAGCGGCTGTTGGCGCAGAACTGGGACGCGGACCCGGCCCTCGATCCCTTCACCGTCGTGCTGACCCGGCGTCCAACCAACAAGCCGGCCTTCACCACCCTGACCCAGGCGGGATTGATTGCCTACATTGGCGGCAGTACCTCGGGCATTGGCGTCTGTCTCAATGCGCTGCCGGCGCCTTCTCGATTTGCACCCGACGGAATGTTTGAACCGCCGCTCGCAGGGGCGTGGGGCGTCCCGCATTACTTCACGGTCCGCGAGATCTACGAGGCCCGTTCCCTGGAGGCCGCCGCGACGGCCGTCCGCCGGGCGACGCGAGCCATTCCCGCCAGCATCATGCTGACGACGCCCGAGGGCCCGGCGAATCTGGAGGTGACGCCCGCGGCCGTCTGCGTCCAGACATCTTCGGAAACGGGCATTGTTGTCCACACCAATCATTGCCTGGAACCCGAGCTGACGCCGTTCAACACGCAATTCCCGGAACTGATCCAGTCCTGCGCCCGGCTGTCCCGCGTGCAGACAATGCTTGGGCAGGTGCGCGGCACACTGACGACGCCGGCAGCCATTGCTCTCCTGCAGTCGATCTTGCGCGATCATTCCGACTACCCGCGAAGCCTTTGCCGGCACGTCAACGACGATCCGCAACACGGTTTCTGGCAGACGGTATTTTCCGTGATCATTGCGCCGGAGACGGGGGAGATGCTGATCGCGCGCGGGACGCCGTGCGATCAACGGTATGAAACGTATGCGATGGGATGA
- a CDS encoding right-handed parallel beta-helix repeat-containing protein, translating into MRSALIPSALLVAFVAGSFLQNRADSQVNPAETPVIDAGKYATLQAAFDAVPQTGGVVRIPPGEYRITKPLVLSRSETRVEGAGAATKIVNLNEEGQPAFIVQPANWATDRKSRLWRVQLANFRINGDPKTVDAKSTEPKGGDGLLCHGVQELFVSGLSVDHHGGHGIELIDCFEDARISDSIITYCRKAGVHLVNCHDIVVNGNQFEENQDALHCLDGFNLCMNGNNVDDHLGNGIVIENTYGSVLSGNMIEECDGTAIILDRDCYGITLSANVIAHHQKGGIDLRDAWGCTVSANTFVLVNQQSLTIGPNSGRITVTGNTFCNSEIGGNTKRPKEHANPVARDLAFGVLLDGTTDIVLTGNVFGGLQDAAVTTRGKCQRIVVTGNAIAAVGLGAGQGALLELSNAAESTVQGNSFDKK; encoded by the coding sequence ATGCGCTCCGCTCTCATCCCCTCGGCCTTGCTCGTCGCCTTCGTCGCCGGCAGTTTTCTGCAGAATCGGGCCGACAGCCAGGTGAATCCGGCGGAGACGCCGGTGATCGACGCCGGGAAGTACGCCACGCTGCAGGCCGCGTTTGACGCCGTCCCGCAGACGGGAGGCGTCGTCCGGATTCCGCCCGGCGAATACCGAATTACCAAGCCGCTGGTCCTCAGCCGCTCCGAAACGCGCGTTGAAGGCGCCGGGGCCGCCACGAAGATCGTCAATCTCAACGAAGAGGGCCAGCCGGCTTTCATCGTCCAGCCGGCGAACTGGGCAACCGATCGCAAGTCCCGCCTCTGGCGCGTTCAGCTCGCCAACTTCCGCATCAACGGCGATCCGAAGACGGTCGACGCCAAGTCGACCGAACCGAAGGGAGGCGACGGGCTGCTGTGCCACGGGGTCCAGGAACTGTTCGTCAGCGGCCTGTCGGTCGACCATCACGGCGGACACGGGATCGAGTTGATCGACTGTTTCGAAGACGCGCGGATCTCCGACTCGATCATCACCTACTGCCGAAAGGCCGGCGTCCATCTGGTCAACTGCCACGACATCGTCGTCAACGGGAATCAGTTCGAAGAGAACCAGGACGCGCTGCACTGCCTCGACGGCTTCAACCTCTGCATGAATGGAAACAATGTCGACGATCATCTCGGCAACGGCATTGTCATCGAGAACACGTATGGCTCGGTCCTGTCGGGGAACATGATCGAAGAGTGCGACGGCACGGCGATCATTCTCGACCGCGACTGCTACGGCATCACGCTCAGCGCCAACGTGATCGCGCATCACCAAAAGGGAGGCATCGACCTCCGCGACGCCTGGGGCTGCACGGTCTCCGCCAACACCTTCGTGCTGGTCAACCAGCAATCCCTGACCATCGGCCCCAACAGCGGCCGGATCACGGTGACGGGCAACACCTTCTGCAACAGCGAAATCGGCGGGAATACGAAGCGCCCGAAGGAGCACGCCAACCCGGTGGCCCGTGACCTGGCCTTCGGCGTCCTGCTCGACGGCACGACCGACATCGTCCTGACCGGCAACGTCTTCGGCGGCCTGCAGGACGCCGCCGTAACGACCAGGGGAAAATGCCAGCGGATCGTTGTGACCGGAAATGCGATTGCAGCGGTCGGGCTGGGAGCCGGGCAGGGGGCCTTACTCGAATTGTCGAACGCGGCGGAATCGACGGTTCAGGGGAATTCGTTCGATAAGAAGTAG